A genomic window from Leucoraja erinacea ecotype New England unplaced genomic scaffold, Leri_hhj_1 Leri_642S, whole genome shotgun sequence includes:
- the LOC129694376 gene encoding histone H4-like — MSGRGKGGKGLGKGGAKRHRKVLRDNIQGITKPAIRRLARRGGVKRISGLIYEEVRGVLKVFLENVIRDSVTYTEHAKRKTVTAMDVVYALKRQGRTLYGFGG; from the coding sequence ATGTCAggtagagggaaaggagggaaggGGTTGGGCAAGGGTGGTGCAAAGCGGCACCGTAAAGTCCTCCGTGACAACATTCAAGGCATCACCAAACCTGCTATACGCCGTTTGGCTCGCCGGGGTGGTGTCAAGCGTATTTCTGGTCTAATCTACGAGGAAGTGCGCGGAGTTTTGAAAGTTTTCCTTGAGAATGTGATCCGGGATTCTGTAACCTACACGGAACATGCGAAACGCAAGACCGTGACTGCTATGGACGTGGTGTATGCACTGAAACGTCAAGGGCGTACCTTGTATGGGTTCGGAGGCTAA